Proteins from a genomic interval of Paenibacillus sp. RC334:
- a CDS encoding LLM class flavin-dependent oxidoreductase, which produces MEIGISTFVETTPDTQTGEVISHAQRIREVVEEIVLADRVGLDVYGVGEHHRKDYAASAPAVILAAAASQTQRIRLTSAVTVLSSDDPVRVFQDFATLDGISNGRAEIMAGRGSFIESFPLFGYDLDNYDELFDEKLELLLKIRDSEKVTWKGGHRPAINNLGVYPRPVQDPLPVWIGSGGNQESVVRAGLLGLPLVLAIIGGSPVQFAPLVELYKKAATHAGHDASLLPVASHSHGFIAESTELAAEKFFPSTQQSMNVLGRERGWGPYTRSSFDAARSFEGALYVGDPDTVAQKIIHLRKQVGITRFLLHVPVGTMPHEDVMRAIELLGTEVAPRVREEISKWEAESK; this is translated from the coding sequence GTGGAGATAGGTATCAGCACATTTGTAGAAACAACGCCGGATACACAGACGGGTGAGGTCATCAGTCATGCACAACGAATACGTGAAGTTGTCGAGGAGATTGTGCTTGCAGATCGGGTAGGACTGGATGTATATGGCGTGGGAGAGCATCATCGTAAAGACTATGCGGCATCTGCTCCTGCGGTAATACTAGCTGCTGCTGCTTCACAGACCCAGCGGATTCGGCTGACCAGCGCGGTTACGGTGCTTTCCTCGGATGATCCGGTACGTGTATTTCAGGATTTTGCCACATTGGACGGCATCTCGAATGGACGAGCTGAGATTATGGCAGGCCGGGGTTCTTTTATCGAATCGTTCCCGTTGTTTGGCTATGATTTGGATAACTATGACGAACTGTTTGATGAAAAACTCGAACTGTTATTGAAAATACGGGATTCTGAAAAAGTCACCTGGAAAGGTGGACATCGGCCTGCGATCAATAATCTGGGCGTGTATCCACGTCCGGTTCAGGACCCGTTGCCCGTATGGATTGGTAGCGGAGGCAATCAGGAATCTGTGGTTCGCGCGGGCTTGCTCGGGTTACCATTGGTTCTGGCGATCATTGGCGGTAGTCCTGTGCAGTTTGCGCCGCTTGTGGAGCTGTATAAAAAAGCCGCTACGCACGCAGGTCATGATGCATCATTACTTCCGGTTGCATCCCACTCGCATGGTTTTATTGCGGAAAGTACCGAGCTTGCAGCGGAAAAGTTTTTCCCTTCCACCCAGCAAAGCATGAACGTCCTTGGGCGTGAGCGTGGATGGGGTCCTTACACCCGTTCCAGCTTCGATGCCGCACGCAGCTTTGAAGGTGCATTGTATGTAGGCGATCCCGATACGGTTGCTCAGAAAATCATTCACCTGCGTAAGCAGGTAGGCATTACACGCTTTCTGTTGCACGTACCTGTAGGCACGATGCCGCACGAGGATGTCATGAGAGCCATTGAGTTATTGGGAACAGAGGTAGCGCCACGGGTGCGCGAAGAGATATCCAAGTGGGAAGCTGAGAGTAAATAA
- a CDS encoding AIM24 family protein, which yields MAFVINNLKDNSNVAIADQLGGFTVLEYISDLSCTSVAAAEANYYMSKSNMRRKQLMIEINNSEIMMKAGAMQYTVGSMEMTTGVKGVGGLMRNLVSGAVTGTSAIKPLYKGTGTIMLEPTYSYIWLIDVDNDHIAIEDGLFLACETTLDISVVARSNLSSAALGGEGLFNLSARGKGVLALQAPIPSEEAVVIELQNDVLKVDGNFALMWSNTLQFTVEKSGKTKMGSAASGEGLVNVYRGTGTVWLAPL from the coding sequence ATGGCTTTTGTCATCAATAACCTAAAGGATAACAGCAATGTTGCCATCGCAGACCAATTAGGTGGATTTACCGTATTGGAATACATATCGGATTTAAGCTGCACCTCGGTTGCGGCTGCGGAAGCCAATTACTATATGAGCAAAAGTAACATGCGCCGCAAGCAGCTCATGATCGAAATCAACAATAGTGAAATTATGATGAAGGCGGGCGCCATGCAATATACGGTGGGCAGTATGGAGATGACTACCGGCGTAAAAGGCGTAGGGGGCTTAATGCGAAATTTGGTGTCCGGTGCTGTAACGGGAACAAGTGCCATCAAACCTCTCTATAAAGGCACGGGTACGATTATGCTGGAACCTACTTATAGTTACATTTGGCTCATTGATGTCGATAATGATCACATTGCTATCGAAGACGGCTTATTTTTAGCTTGTGAAACTACGCTGGACATATCCGTTGTTGCCCGTAGCAACCTTTCCTCGGCCGCTCTGGGTGGAGAAGGATTATTTAATTTAAGCGCTCGGGGAAAAGGAGTTCTTGCCCTGCAAGCGCCTATCCCTTCCGAGGAAGCGGTCGTTATAGAATTGCAAAACGATGTGCTGAAGGTGGATGGTAACTTTGCCCTCATGTGGTCCAATACCTTACAGTTCACCGTCGAGAAATCCGGGAAAACCAAAATGGGCTCGGCTGCTTCCGGCGAAGGGCTGGTCAATGTGTACAGGGGAACCGGAACCGTTTGGCTGGCACCGCTGTAA
- a CDS encoding zinc ribbon domain-containing protein YjdM — MSNLPNCPECNSEYTYEDRSLFICPECAHEWSSESEAANNEDVKVIKDANGNVLQDGDSVTVIKDLKVKGSSSVLKIGTKVKNIRLVEGDHDIDCKIDGFGAMKLKSEFVKKN; from the coding sequence ATGTCTAATTTGCCAAATTGCCCGGAATGTAATTCAGAATACACGTACGAGGATCGGAGTCTTTTCATTTGCCCGGAATGCGCTCATGAGTGGTCTTCCGAATCAGAAGCAGCAAACAATGAAGATGTAAAAGTCATCAAAGATGCCAATGGTAACGTTCTGCAGGACGGTGATTCTGTAACCGTCATTAAAGACCTTAAAGTCAAAGGAAGCTCATCCGTCCTGAAAATCGGCACAAAAGTAAAGAATATCCGTCTGGTGGAAGGCGATCATGATATTGATTGCAAAATTGATGGCTTCGGAGCGATGAAATTAAAATCGGAGTTTGTGAAAAAGAACTAA
- a CDS encoding SDR family oxidoreductase produces MKIALTGATGQLGSIVVEALLASVSAEDLIVSVRNPEKAENLRARGVDVRLGDFDKPETLDQAFTGVDRLLIISADGDNDTRIRQHKAAVDAAVRAGVGFIAYTSAANAADSTLFLAPVHRITEEFIRESGIPYSFLRNNWYLENEAGTIQSVLAGAPWLTSAGSGKVGWAARADYAQAAAVVLSSEGHENTIYELSGKPITQEEFAAILAEVLGKDVPVQQVDDTAYADIMLGAGVPEAAIPIVVGIQKAIREGALDVVSNDFEKLLKRPLTPLSQGIRELVEQTKA; encoded by the coding sequence ATGAAAATCGCATTAACAGGAGCAACCGGGCAACTGGGTTCCATCGTGGTAGAGGCGTTGCTTGCATCCGTATCGGCAGAAGACCTTATTGTTAGCGTGAGAAATCCGGAAAAAGCAGAAAACTTGCGTGCCCGTGGCGTTGACGTTCGTCTTGGCGATTTTGATAAACCGGAGACGCTGGACCAAGCGTTTACTGGTGTAGACCGATTGCTGATTATATCCGCAGACGGCGATAATGATACGAGAATCCGCCAGCATAAGGCTGCTGTGGATGCTGCTGTACGTGCGGGAGTAGGCTTCATCGCTTATACCAGCGCTGCCAATGCGGCTGACAGCACTCTGTTCCTTGCACCTGTACATCGTATAACGGAGGAGTTCATTCGCGAATCGGGCATTCCTTACTCCTTCCTGCGTAATAACTGGTATCTTGAGAATGAAGCAGGCACGATTCAATCCGTGCTGGCCGGGGCTCCTTGGCTGACCTCAGCAGGTTCCGGTAAAGTAGGTTGGGCTGCCCGTGCAGATTATGCGCAAGCGGCGGCAGTCGTTTTGTCCAGCGAAGGGCATGAGAATACGATATACGAGCTTTCAGGCAAGCCGATTACCCAAGAAGAGTTTGCGGCGATTCTTGCTGAGGTGCTGGGTAAGGATGTGCCTGTACAGCAGGTAGACGATACTGCGTATGCCGACATTATGCTTGGTGCGGGCGTACCGGAAGCCGCAATCCCTATTGTGGTCGGTATTCAAAAAGCGATTCGTGAAGGAGCTTTGGATGTTGTAAGCAACGATTTCGAGAAGCTTCTGAAACGCCCGCTTACGCCGCTTAGCCAAGGAATTCGTGAGCTGGTTGAGCAAACAAAGGCATAA
- a CDS encoding phosphatidate cytidylyltransferase, translating to MDSSLLTLILIFTALLAIQLIYVVIVKTQPNKDYAAIGLRIKTWWGMFFIFCLATLFNPIVSLLSLMALTFFALKEYFSMIKSRKADRRLFLWAYLAIPVQFYWIYIGWYGMFIVFIPIYVFLLLPLPRLINKGTVGFLRSVSSTQWGLMLMVFGLSHLAYFQFATPQYGAKLVLFLVVLTQLNDVAHYLASLYFGKRKVVPTSNPNLTWEGFAFAFIVTIGASYLIYPYLTPFDLKFGIIFGMLISLSGFFGSLTVSVLKRDLLIGDDDKFDALKKSYLSRVDSLTYTSPVFFHVIRYFFDFM from the coding sequence ATGGACAGCTCGCTATTAACGTTAATCCTTATTTTCACAGCCTTATTGGCTATCCAATTGATTTATGTTGTGATCGTCAAAACACAGCCCAACAAAGACTATGCAGCCATCGGACTTCGCATCAAAACCTGGTGGGGCATGTTCTTTATCTTTTGCTTGGCAACTCTTTTTAATCCGATTGTTTCACTGCTTTCCCTGATGGCACTCACTTTCTTTGCGCTGAAAGAATATTTCTCCATGATCAAATCCAGAAAAGCCGATCGCAGACTTTTTTTGTGGGCGTACTTGGCGATTCCTGTGCAGTTTTATTGGATTTATATCGGGTGGTACGGGATGTTTATTGTCTTTATCCCTATTTATGTATTCTTGCTCCTGCCGCTCCCGCGATTGATTAACAAAGGAACGGTCGGTTTTCTGCGCAGTGTCAGCTCAACCCAGTGGGGGCTTATGCTGATGGTTTTCGGGCTTAGTCACTTGGCCTACTTTCAATTCGCTACACCGCAATACGGGGCGAAACTCGTACTTTTTCTAGTGGTATTGACACAACTCAATGATGTTGCACACTATCTGGCATCTCTCTATTTCGGTAAGCGGAAAGTCGTCCCAACCTCCAACCCGAATTTAACTTGGGAAGGCTTTGCATTCGCGTTTATCGTGACGATAGGAGCTTCGTATCTGATCTATCCCTACCTGACGCCATTTGACCTGAAATTTGGAATTATTTTCGGCATGCTGATCAGCTTGAGCGGTTTCTTCGGCAGCTTAACGGTTTCCGTGCTGAAGCGGGATTTATTAATCGGCGATGATGACAAGTTCGATGCTTTGAAAAAAAGCTACTTAAGCCGGGTCGATAGTTTGACCTACACCTCGCCCGTCTTTTTTCATGTAATCCGTTATTTTTTTGACTTTATGTAG
- a CDS encoding PLP-dependent aminotransferase family protein, with product MWVSIDKNVTVPMLRQVYQAIRDRILAGELQAGYKLPSTRVLALQLNVSRNVILEAYEMLLAEGLAIARPGSGTYVAEGAVLPGYVSAPPIEASVSAMDTPYSNEVSVISFRTGLPALELFPRKSWADLLQSVCKEAPDLALGYGDPAGEPELRRELADYLVHTRGVKARPEHIVITSGAVQAIQLVTRLLLSVGDEALVEEPTNEDLKSILSATGATLRSMPVDDSGVITADLPQKKHPKLAYLTPSHQFPLGGILPIQRRIELIQYAARTGCLLLEDDYDSEFRYDGAPVHSLQSLDPDRVLYVGTFSKILFPALRIGYIVLPPSRVADFIRLKQLADYQTASLEQIVLSRYIRKRLLHKHVHKMKKVYAKRRQVLLDSLEQHFTGQYRVCGRSAGLHLVAEFQFPLRENLLEHLRSENVFAAQLEGNRLLMGYGHLKENEIREGVSRIRNALQR from the coding sequence ATGTGGGTATCTATCGATAAGAATGTGACAGTTCCGATGCTGCGTCAGGTGTATCAAGCGATACGGGACCGTATTTTAGCCGGAGAACTGCAAGCAGGATATAAACTTCCTTCGACCCGGGTGCTGGCCTTACAGTTGAACGTTTCCCGGAATGTTATTCTCGAAGCTTATGAAATGCTGCTAGCCGAAGGCTTAGCCATTGCGCGCCCGGGTTCAGGTACCTATGTAGCCGAGGGGGCCGTTCTTCCAGGTTATGTATCCGCACCGCCTATCGAGGCGTCTGTGTCTGCAATGGATACTCCATATTCAAATGAGGTGTCGGTAATTTCCTTCCGGACAGGCCTCCCCGCATTGGAATTATTTCCGCGCAAATCATGGGCCGACTTGCTTCAGAGCGTATGCAAAGAGGCTCCTGATCTGGCACTGGGTTATGGCGACCCTGCTGGAGAGCCTGAGTTACGAAGGGAGCTGGCCGACTATTTGGTTCACACCAGGGGAGTGAAAGCCAGACCGGAACATATTGTAATCACTAGCGGAGCAGTACAAGCGATTCAGCTTGTCACCCGTCTGTTGCTGTCAGTTGGGGACGAAGCTCTGGTAGAGGAACCGACAAATGAAGATTTAAAAAGCATTCTGTCGGCTACAGGGGCCACACTGCGGAGCATGCCTGTTGATGATTCGGGAGTTATAACAGCCGATCTGCCGCAAAAGAAACACCCCAAGCTGGCATATCTTACACCCTCGCACCAGTTCCCGCTGGGAGGTATCTTGCCGATCCAAAGGCGGATCGAGCTTATCCAGTATGCAGCCCGGACAGGATGCCTTCTGCTCGAAGATGATTATGACAGTGAGTTCCGGTATGATGGGGCGCCTGTCCACTCCTTGCAGAGTCTGGACCCAGACCGGGTGCTATATGTCGGGACGTTTAGCAAAATTTTGTTCCCCGCACTGCGGATCGGCTATATTGTTCTTCCCCCATCACGAGTCGCTGATTTTATCCGTTTAAAGCAACTGGCGGATTACCAGACGGCGAGCTTGGAGCAAATTGTGTTGAGTCGGTATATCAGGAAGCGACTCCTTCATAAGCATGTACATAAGATGAAAAAAGTGTACGCCAAGCGTCGTCAGGTCCTGCTTGATAGCCTGGAGCAGCATTTTACAGGGCAATACCGGGTATGTGGCCGATCAGCTGGTTTACATTTGGTAGCAGAGTTTCAGTTCCCACTCCGAGAGAATCTGCTAGAACATCTCCGTAGCGAAAATGTATTTGCAGCACAGCTCGAAGGAAACCGACTGCTAATGGGCTACGGGCATCTAAAGGAAAACGAAATTCGTGAAGGGGTTAGCAGGATTAGGAATGCCCTGCAACGGTAG
- a CDS encoding DMT family transporter has protein sequence MNKPTFSTYMELVIATSIVGSSVVVGKLVVMRLPVFLSQSASLAVALLFLIPIVFIKKYSLRISKRDALILFIQALIGMFLFRVLMLYGLAYASASESGILTSLTPAIVALLSYVLLREKITLRPGLGIACSLLGVLALQVPHISALWFNAPNATSFIGLLLVLSAVFGEAALTVLRKMLSSHVSSLLGTMYITLFSFFMFLACSFGEAQQFNFNHVGAGEIGLVLYYGIFVTALAYVLWFRGVSRVPASTAAVYTGCIPVSTLLLSYIILRESFSFAHLAGAGFVFLGIMLMSRGERR, from the coding sequence ATGAACAAACCAACCTTTTCGACTTACATGGAATTAGTGATCGCAACCTCCATTGTCGGCAGTTCTGTGGTAGTCGGTAAACTGGTCGTGATGCGGCTGCCTGTTTTTTTATCGCAATCTGCCAGTCTGGCCGTTGCCCTTCTGTTCTTGATACCCATTGTATTCATCAAGAAATATTCACTAAGGATCAGCAAACGGGATGCATTAATCCTGTTCATTCAGGCTCTGATCGGCATGTTTCTCTTCCGCGTCCTAATGCTGTACGGGCTGGCCTACGCCTCTGCTTCCGAAAGTGGAATTTTAACAAGCTTGACCCCAGCTATCGTTGCACTTCTTTCGTATGTACTGCTGAGAGAAAAGATTACGCTACGCCCCGGTCTCGGGATCGCCTGTTCACTGCTCGGTGTTTTGGCACTGCAAGTACCTCACATATCGGCGCTCTGGTTCAATGCTCCCAACGCAACCTCGTTCATTGGCCTGCTGCTTGTTCTGTCTGCTGTGTTTGGAGAAGCGGCACTGACAGTGTTACGCAAGATGCTATCCAGCCATGTCTCTTCCCTGCTTGGAACCATGTATATAACACTCTTTTCATTCTTCATGTTTCTGGCTTGTTCCTTTGGGGAGGCCCAACAGTTCAACTTTAACCACGTTGGTGCAGGGGAGATTGGGCTAGTCTTATATTATGGTATCTTTGTCACAGCATTAGCCTACGTATTATGGTTTCGGGGCGTGTCAAGAGTACCGGCTAGTACAGCAGCTGTATACACGGGTTGTATTCCCGTCAGCACACTGCTGCTGTCCTATATCATCCTCCGTGAATCCTTCTCATTTGCTCATCTAGCTGGTGCAGGCTTTGTATTTCTGGGCATCATGCTCATGTCACGCGGTGAACGCCGCTGA
- a CDS encoding GNAT family N-acetyltransferase, whose translation MITYMRCNDVSMEHIFQAFSLGFSDYSIRLTTDQDDFAARFFGPEGNKRNHSFLAMDEDQPIGLILGGVRQFDGYKTMRCGTLCIAPAYRGQGISNKLLELHKQTGISADCQQLWLEVIKDNHRAVKLYEKQGYQARYTLKYYNGTLPSTPAAAPSSSYILKEVTFDDVAAFRKTLTDCHIHWQSDTPYYATSTQEAFLGIYEVNQTCLLFSPYLNLDSTPLTPIQ comes from the coding sequence GTGATCACCTATATGAGATGCAATGACGTCAGCATGGAACACATTTTTCAAGCATTTTCGCTTGGGTTCTCGGATTATTCCATTCGCCTGACCACGGATCAGGACGATTTCGCAGCACGTTTTTTTGGTCCAGAGGGTAATAAACGGAATCACTCTTTCCTTGCCATGGATGAGGATCAACCGATCGGCTTAATTCTCGGCGGTGTCCGGCAGTTCGACGGGTACAAGACCATGCGTTGCGGCACGCTATGCATCGCTCCGGCTTATCGTGGTCAGGGGATTAGCAACAAGTTGCTGGAATTACATAAACAAACAGGCATCTCCGCGGACTGCCAGCAGCTATGGCTCGAAGTCATCAAGGATAATCATCGGGCAGTCAAATTATATGAAAAGCAAGGCTACCAGGCACGCTATACGCTGAAATACTACAACGGCACTCTGCCCTCCACCCCAGCCGCTGCCCCCTCATCTTCGTATATTCTTAAGGAAGTTACATTTGATGACGTCGCAGCTTTTCGTAAGACCCTCACCGACTGTCACATCCATTGGCAAAGTGACACACCTTATTACGCCACCAGTACACAGGAAGCTTTTCTTGGCATCTACGAAGTGAATCAAACGTGCCTCCTATTTAGCCCCTATTTGAACTTGGACAGTACACCCCTTACTCCGATACAATAA
- a CDS encoding IS3 family transposase — translation MSFVLRVLEVERSTYYAYVNRPEQAQETIHRAGRPAPGLSYTQDGEPISDEQICEWIMEFLAGEGANYGYRKLTVLLSRRHQLKINKKKVYRLCKRMDVLRPQRKLKIKHPKRLANNRVITASNQLWETDIKYGWVQGEQRFFFLMSILDVFDRAVVTYHIGLTCEAKHLVQIMQEALMKRQLFDKAEKPVIRSDNGPQFISNLFEEACNEFVMIHERIPPKTPNKNAHIESYHSIIEAECYQRHEFETYPQAYEVVSQFIQDYNRIRIHGSIYDLSPYEYMEAVKQGTVKPKQIKV, via the coding sequence ATCAGCTTTGTACTGCGTGTGCTAGAGGTAGAACGCTCAACGTATTATGCATACGTGAATAGGCCAGAGCAAGCCCAAGAAACAATCCACAGGGCCGGTCGCCCTGCACCTGGTTTATCTTATACACAAGATGGTGAGCCAATCAGTGATGAGCAGATTTGTGAATGGATCATGGAGTTCTTAGCAGGCGAAGGCGCGAACTACGGCTATCGTAAACTGACCGTGCTTTTAAGCCGCCGCCATCAACTGAAAATTAACAAGAAGAAAGTTTACCGTCTATGCAAGCGGATGGATGTGCTTCGTCCACAGCGGAAACTCAAGATTAAGCATCCCAAGCGACTTGCCAACAATCGCGTCATAACGGCCTCTAATCAACTGTGGGAGACTGACATTAAGTATGGATGGGTCCAAGGCGAGCAACGGTTCTTCTTCCTAATGAGCATCTTAGATGTGTTTGATCGCGCCGTAGTTACTTATCACATTGGATTGACGTGCGAAGCGAAGCATCTCGTTCAGATCATGCAGGAAGCACTGATGAAACGTCAGCTCTTTGACAAGGCAGAAAAGCCCGTCATTCGTTCGGACAATGGTCCGCAATTTATTAGCAACCTGTTTGAGGAAGCTTGTAACGAGTTTGTCATGATTCACGAGCGCATCCCGCCAAAAACGCCGAATAAAAACGCGCATATCGAATCGTATCATTCGATCATAGAGGCGGAGTGCTATCAGCGGCATGAGTTTGAAACATATCCACAGGCCTATGAAGTCGTAAGTCAGTTTATACAAGATTATAATCGTATCCGCATCCACGGCAGCATTTACGATTTGTCCCCGTATGAATATATGGAAGCGGTGAAACAAGGCACTGTGAAGCCAAAGCAGATTAAGGTTTAA
- a CDS encoding helix-turn-helix domain-containing protein — MATFAERFKMLREERGWTQEQAAERLKISRSTIAGYESDKKGRTPRKETIDKIATLFGVSIDFLLGRINEEYSGQYSDSRKYFRASAVTGEAGPLGEITEQPLSRRFMRADARKNYSHLLAVARDVVTEHGADASMRDIARRADVGLATLLRHFPTREALFEALLRMNVDALMQQAAELETSNPPDEALVSWFREGVAFVHSYSGVCALLASAHADPDSALHASSSAVRSAGARLLLRAQAEGTARADMDGVDLFALMSALGWLVGQPGFAPRGDHLFHVITSAILINRPSNGVKKATC, encoded by the coding sequence GTGGCTACATTCGCCGAGAGATTTAAAATGCTTCGTGAAGAGCGAGGATGGACGCAGGAGCAAGCTGCAGAACGATTGAAAATATCTAGATCTACCATAGCTGGATACGAGTCTGACAAAAAAGGCAGAACACCAAGGAAGGAAACGATCGATAAGATTGCCACTCTTTTTGGGGTTTCTATAGACTTTTTATTAGGTCGCATTAACGAAGAATACAGCGGCCAGTACTCAGATTCTAGAAAATATTTCCGAGCGAGCGCTGTCACGGGCGAAGCCGGCCCACTGGGCGAGATTACCGAGCAGCCATTGTCAAGGCGATTTATGCGAGCCGACGCCAGAAAAAATTACAGCCATCTACTTGCAGTCGCGCGTGACGTCGTCACCGAGCATGGTGCCGACGCGTCCATGCGAGATATCGCCCGCCGGGCCGACGTCGGGTTGGCCACACTGCTTCGCCATTTCCCGACGCGAGAAGCCTTGTTCGAAGCGTTGCTGCGTATGAATGTGGACGCACTGATGCAGCAGGCAGCCGAACTCGAAACGTCGAATCCACCTGACGAAGCGCTGGTGTCCTGGTTTCGCGAAGGGGTGGCATTCGTTCATAGCTATAGCGGCGTTTGCGCCTTGTTGGCGAGCGCCCACGCGGACCCGGACTCCGCGCTTCACGCTTCAAGCTCAGCGGTGCGGTCAGCGGGCGCGCGACTACTGCTCCGCGCTCAGGCCGAGGGAACTGCGCGCGCCGATATGGATGGGGTCGACCTGTTCGCCCTGATGTCGGCGCTCGGCTGGCTCGTCGGCCAGCCCGGATTCGCGCCACGGGGGGATCATCTCTTTCACGTTATTACGAGCGCCATCCTGATAAATCGGCCTAGCAACGGTGTCAAGAAGGCAACGTGTTGA
- a CDS encoding SDR family oxidoreductase, which translates to MGKLEGKVAVITGGSSGMALASAMRFVEEGAYVFITGRRQEALDEAVKLIGRNVTGVRGDSANLDDLDRLFDTVKREKGKIDVLFASAGTGEAGPLGEISEQHFDATFGLNTRGTLFAVQKALPLFNDGGSIIMTGSVTSVKGFPGFGVYAASKAALRSFARTWLNELKGRNIRVNVLSPGPIATPMQDQAIDEETKRMFESLIPRGKMGRPEEIATAALFLASDDSSFVNGVDLSVDGGLSAI; encoded by the coding sequence ATGGGAAAACTTGAAGGTAAGGTTGCAGTCATCACGGGTGGATCGAGCGGCATGGCGCTGGCGAGCGCCATGCGGTTCGTTGAAGAAGGCGCCTATGTTTTCATCACGGGCCGGAGGCAGGAGGCGCTCGACGAGGCCGTCAAGCTGATTGGCCGGAACGTGACCGGCGTGCGCGGCGACTCGGCCAATCTCGACGACCTCGACCGCCTGTTCGATACAGTAAAGCGGGAAAAGGGCAAGATCGATGTCCTATTCGCGAGCGCTGGCACGGGCGAAGCCGGCCCACTGGGCGAGATTAGCGAGCAGCACTTCGATGCGACCTTCGGCCTGAATACGCGCGGAACGCTGTTTGCGGTCCAGAAGGCGTTGCCGCTGTTCAACGATGGCGGATCGATCATCATGACCGGGTCAGTTACTTCGGTGAAAGGTTTTCCTGGTTTCGGCGTGTATGCGGCGAGCAAGGCGGCGTTGCGCTCATTCGCACGCACTTGGCTCAACGAACTGAAGGGCAGGAATATCCGGGTGAACGTGCTGAGCCCGGGGCCGATCGCCACACCGATGCAGGACCAAGCTATCGACGAGGAGACGAAGCGGATGTTCGAATCCCTGATCCCGCGGGGAAAGATGGGCCGTCCTGAGGAAATTGCGACGGCCGCGCTGTTTCTTGCTTCAGACGATTCGAGCTTCGTGAATGGGGTGGATTTGTCTGTCGACGGCGGCTTATCAGCCATCTGA
- a CDS encoding NADPH-dependent F420 reductase, translating to MSYSIIGFGAVGQALARAFARKNIDVTVASRRPPVTLIQQARAIGPTVVPRTLQDAIASDTIFLAIPFWEHREVAKQITTWQGKTIIDATNTNAPVEDLDGQPSSAVVAKAFTGARFVKGFNHLPAAVLAADPSVNGGSRVVFLSSDDENAVAPVAVLAEQLGFAPIALGPLKDGGSLVQARGNTWAELIFQDLVKFK from the coding sequence ATGAGCTATTCGATTATTGGCTTTGGCGCGGTAGGCCAAGCACTCGCCCGAGCATTTGCAAGAAAGAACATCGATGTGACCGTCGCCAGCCGGCGCCCTCCCGTGACGTTGATACAGCAGGCACGAGCGATCGGCCCCACCGTTGTCCCTAGGACGCTGCAGGATGCAATCGCGTCCGACACGATCTTCCTGGCGATTCCGTTTTGGGAACATCGCGAAGTCGCGAAGCAGATCACAACCTGGCAGGGCAAGACGATCATCGACGCGACAAATACAAATGCTCCCGTTGAAGACCTGGATGGTCAGCCGTCGTCCGCAGTTGTCGCCAAAGCGTTTACCGGCGCCAGGTTCGTAAAGGGCTTTAACCATCTGCCCGCTGCCGTTCTGGCCGCTGATCCGAGCGTGAATGGCGGCAGCCGCGTCGTGTTTTTGTCAAGCGACGACGAAAATGCGGTGGCGCCGGTCGCGGTTCTGGCCGAACAACTCGGTTTCGCGCCGATTGCGCTAGGACCGCTCAAGGATGGCGGCTCGCTCGTCCAGGCCAGGGGCAATACCTGGGCTGAACTGATCTTCCAGGATCTCGTCAAGTTCAAATAG
- a CDS encoding GNAT family protein has product MKGEFPVITTERLLLRKMVVTDSKDMLEYFSDEQVMKFYGLSPFESEQDALDEISWYDRIFETDQGIRWAIQTNEGKIIGSCGFHNWDQRHHRAEMGYELSRAYWGQGLMSEVLAAVIDYGFNTLSLNRIQALVEPENAQSLRLLEKTGFRQEGLLSQYEFTSGKYDDLYMCALVKSEYINRSQK; this is encoded by the coding sequence GTGAAAGGTGAGTTTCCGGTTATAACGACCGAACGTCTCTTATTACGAAAAATGGTAGTGACGGACAGCAAGGACATGTTGGAATACTTTTCAGATGAGCAGGTTATGAAGTTTTATGGACTGAGCCCGTTTGAGTCTGAACAGGATGCACTGGATGAGATCAGTTGGTATGATCGGATTTTTGAGACAGATCAGGGAATCCGCTGGGCTATTCAAACAAATGAAGGTAAAATCATCGGTTCTTGCGGATTTCATAACTGGGATCAACGTCATCACCGGGCAGAAATGGGCTATGAATTGTCCAGAGCCTATTGGGGCCAAGGGTTAATGTCGGAGGTACTTGCAGCTGTAATCGACTATGGGTTTAATACCCTCTCATTGAACCGCATTCAGGCGCTAGTAGAGCCAGAGAATGCACAATCCTTGCGTTTGCTTGAAAAGACGGGCTTTCGGCAAGAAGGGCTCCTCTCCCAATATGAATTTACGTCCGGGAAATATGATGATCTTTACATGTGCGCATTGGTCAAATCAGAGTATATCAATCGTTCTCAGAAATGA